The genomic DNA TGGCCACAGTTTCCGCATGTCATTTTGTTGCACCCTTCTGTTTTGGCGATGGCCATTCGGCATTTTGGGCATATCCGAACATCCTTGTACAATTCTCTGATGTTCAGCAATTCCTGCGCCACCTCCTTCTCAGTCATCCTGCCTGACGCCTGCAAACAAGAATTCAGTAAAAATCATAGTATGCTGTGACACTCTGGAGCTAAAAATAAACCGCACAGCACAAATGCAAGATCCTCTGTTTATACCGTTCGGAGCTGTATCTTTTGTTCAGGAGTTAGACACTGCTTCCCTGGATGCCATGGTCCCTTACAGAACGAGCAGAAGATAAAGGAGCATTCTGGGCATTGCGCATTGTTGTCCTCATCTTCCACGCAACCGATCACACACCTTGGACAGTAAACCACATCTGACATTGAGTCCAATGTTTTCTGAAGGAGAAGCCTATCCCAACGTTCAAATTCTTCTTCTGTAAGAAGCCTCTTCAGCACATATGGTGGAATTGAAGCTTTGCACTTGGTACCAGGGCATACCAACTGAAACACACTACCTTCCTTGACATGCATTCTGCATAAGGTCTCCATACACTTCATGCAGAACAGGTGTTGGCATGGAAGCCTGATGAAATTTGAACCTAATTGTTTTATCATTAAAGTTAGTtataagagagagaaaatatgTTAGAGAAATTCAGGTAATTGGTTAAAACCAAGGCACAGTTCAGTAAGGTAAGGGCCTAACATGACACTACAGAGTAAGTATGAGGTGGGAGGAAGAGCTTACCTTTAGTCTGGTTAAGACATATCATGCACATCTGGAGATCCTCAAGAAAAGCTCGATAGTGTTTCTTACTACAGTAGCTCAACATCAAAGGGATTACAGACTCCAGTGATTTTGTTCTCGGAATTGCACGACTATCTGTGTTGTGGGCGGCAATATCTGGACCCAGTGTCATGTTTCCATCAGTCCAGAGATATGACCTGGACGAATTACGTAGCCACTCAACCCATTGATACACTACTTCCTGCCCTGGCAGCTCTACCCAAATGGTGTCAAGCATCTGACAGAGTTGAGAGACATAAGACCCATCCATCCACTTAGCAGTTACCGCAAAACTTGGGGGATCTTTGCTAGGATAGGACTGTGGAAGAAGGCATGTCAATATCAAAGGAGGCAGGTAGTCGAAGTTGCAAGTGTAGGAGTAATCATCAGATCCATAATCATGTTCAGAACCGTCAAAACATCCTACATCACTTGTAGTAGCATTAGGTGCTGAAAGCTTAGCACACACTCCGACGCCATCAGCCACATCGTAACGTATGTAAATCTGGAATAAATAGGCAAGCCATTGAAACCAGATCCACCATTCAAGAATAATTGAAACACAATTATATTCATTGCCAGCACAGGAAACCTGGAAATAGCGAAGCCCTCCTTTGTTTTCAAATACAGCCAGATCATCCCCGTATATCGCCTCCAATGCCATCAACTGCAATGAACATTTATCTCAACTAACAAACAGATGCACAACCTCAACGATGCAATTATGCAAAGAAATCACATTTGGATATTGATCAAAGCTCCACAAGGACTTTGAACAGCGCAACACGTAAGTCAAGTTTCAGTCTCACGAAGCCATTTTTAAATTAGAGCAACAGCAAAAGTCAGTAATTATAGTTAAAAGTCCATCTCATGATTATATGCAATTTATCTCGTATTATGGATCGTTTCTTAGAAAATTATTCTACAAGCTGCAGCAACAGATATGCTACGAACTAATTTACTTtaacagaaaaataaaaacgACAACAACTTAAAGTTTCGTCAAAAAGCCCCAAAACCCTGCAATACCAAATCCCcaacacaacaacaaaaaaaacctGGAAACTGATCAAGCAAATTACGACAGCCATCGCAGCCCACATCATGATcatgaattttaaaaaaaaaatccaatccaATCACGAGATCGTTATGCCAGACCTCGTCCTCCTGCCGCTGCTGGTTGTCTCGTATCTCGTCTTCCTCTTCATCGTTGCCGTCCTCGGCGCGGTAGCCAGGTCCCGCTGCCACAgccgttgccgccgcctccagcctcgattccgcctcggccgccgccacccaggGGGAGTCCAGGTCGAGCAGGCCCTCCTCGGCCTCGCCACCACCCTCGCACGCCACCGCACTCGACTCCGCGCCGCCCAACGTGGAacaggaggacgacgaggcctcGTCCGAGAAGCGCCCGCTGCGGTGGGGCTCCGGTGTCCGCAGCGACGCGGTGCCGGGGAAAGCTGCTGCCGCCATGGCGCGAGCTCGGACTCCGGGGGCCGTACGTCAGTACGTGTGTTCTCGTATTTGTCGTcgcctttttgtttttttttcggCCTTAATTTTTGGTTGGGGCCGTTTTTTTTAGACTGAATGAAAGAGTCAACAGGAGAAGAAGAGTGCGACGCACGGAAAGATTTTTGGCTCATACTGTATTTATTATACTCGGAAAAAGGTTGTCTTCCTAACGGCGGGTGGGCCTAGGCCCAGTACATAATGTGCTAGCGTTGGCCCAATTCTGCGCTTGCCATGGATAAATTCTTATAGGAAACAAGGGACAATCATATAAAAAAGAGACAGGGGAAATATGATTTTTAATGAATTCTGAAGCACCCAGATATTAGAATCTGCAATTAAGTCGGTAGTCAAGAAAAGCAAGGAAAAAATCAAATCAAGTTTGAAGGTAAAACAAATAATATTATAATCACTGAAACATCTAATGAGTAGAAGTGTAGAACTAGTAAATTTAGCCTCTCTTTCACGACAAACTTTACCAGCCATCCAGTGTAATTGTGTAAACTAGAGCAAAGGGCAGGGATGAGTACAGAGTTGTATAAAAACATTGTAAAAATATCTGTACTTGTTACACGCAGTAGCAGCTTAATCAACGATGTCTCCtcatcaaaaaataaaaaaaatcagcgATGTCAACGCTCAACTGTAGCAATTTTGATTTCTGAACTGCGGTGTGTGGTCGTTCTAAGCAAGCAATGCATGCTGCGACTGCGAATGTGCTAAGATCCCCTGGTCCGGGTCGTCCTGCTGCACTGTATTATGGAGAACTGATGCGAAGGAACCGGTGCTAGAAGTTGCCGAGCCCCACGCATTCCGACGATCGGTAGTGCCCTGACTTCATGTATTTGTCGTCGACCCTCATCCGGCATAATGAGCAGTAGTGGATCCGGCATGCCCAGCAGAAAATATATTCCTCATTCTCCTGGATGCATATGGTCATTGGTCAGATTATGCATATACAAACATTGGCAAATCAGTGCTTATTACATTGGTGAGCAGTGATATCTACCCCCGTGCGATGAAACAAATATTTAAGGTTGGAAATATAGGTCTCGGTTGGTACCTTGAAATTTCTCTGACGACATTTGGGACACCTGATGGTGCTACCTATAGGGGTCAGTTGAACTTTAGCACTGCGGCCAATTTGCACTTCTTCCATATGCCTCTCGAACGGCGTTACATCGCTATACTGACATAACTCAAAGAGCACACATTCGTTCCTGCAACAGGCGGATTTGTACAATACTTTGTCAAATCAAGCTTGCAATCGTGCATAAAAGGTATGCCAGTGCGGTATCATGGATGCCTTAGAGTGACCTACCAGAAATGGTCATAGCCACTGATGGCCCTGCCACAGCGGAAGCAGAGCAACTGACCACAGTTGCCGCACGACATCTTGTTGCACCCTTCTGATTTGACGATGGGCATTTGGCATTTTGGACATAGTTGAATTAGAATATCACTGAACATTTTTCTGATGGTGAGCAATTCCTGCACCATCTCCTTCTGGGACATCTTGCCTGACGCCTGCAGACAAGCAAATTGTACGCAACAAGCAGGGGATGTTCAGTTAAATGATAGTATTCCGAAACAGTCAACACAAAAGTCAGCAGTAAGTCAGTAGCAGAAGCTTGTCAGGCCCTCAGATCTTTATTACAGTACACATCAAGAGCACACTGTATTGAATGGTCTAGTAAAGTGCCTCCAGATGTAGAATACACATCTTACTACATGAAGATAATCAACTGCAAAGAGCAAATGAAAAAGAGATTAGTGAATATCTTGTACCTGCTGGCGTTTGATCTTTTCTTCTGGAGTTATGCACTGCTTAGCTGGATGGCATGGTTCCTTACATAAAGAGCAGAAGATAAAGGAGCATTTTGGGCATTCCGCGTCGTTGCTCTCATCTTCCAAGCATCCAATCCCGCACCTTGGACAATAAACCACATCTGACATTGAATCCAATGCCTTCTTAAGAACAAGCCTATCCCAACGTTCAAATTCTTCTTACGTAAGAAGCCTCTTCTACACGAATGGTGGAATTGAAGCATTGCACTTGGTATCAAGGCATACCAACTGAAATACGCTACCTTCCTTGACATGCATTCTGCATAAGGTCTCCATGCACTTCACACAAAATAAGTGTTGGCATGAAAGCCTGACGAAGTTTGAGCCTAATTTTTTCAGAATTAATGTTACTTCAGGAGAATGAACCTATAGTCAGTTTCACAAGTATGCTTTGAAAGTACAGGTTCAATAGCTCTCAAAAGATTCTATGTGAATCAATAAAATTCCACCCAGTTTATTATTGGTTACAAGTTACAACTAAGGCACAATTTCACAAGGGAAAGGAGTAATATGGATGCTACAGAATAAGTGGCATGCTATACTTAGTAAGGAAAAATTGGAGGAAAATGGAAAGAACGTACCTTTGCTTTGGTTAAGGCATATCATGCTCATATGGAGATCCTCGAGAAAAGCTTGATAGTGCTTGTTACTACTGTAACTCATCATCAAAGGGATTACAGACTCCAATGAATTTGTTCTTGCGATTGCGCGGTTATCTCTATTGTGGGTTTCCATATCCAGCCCTAGTGTGGCCTTGACGAATCACGAAGCCACTCAACCCATTGATACACGACCTACTGCCCCTTCAGCTCTGCCCATATGGTGTCAAGCATCTCACAAAGCCGAGAAACTTGAGGCACATCCATCCACTTAACAGTGACAGTGAAATATGGGGCATCTTTGTGAGGATATGACCGCGGAAGTAAGCATGTCAATATCAGAGGAGGAAGGTACTCGAAGTTGCACTTGTAAGAGAACATGTCTGATCCATCAACATGTCCTGTACCATCAGAGCATCCATCATCTTGGGAACACACATTAGCAGATGAAAGCTTTGCACACACTTCAATGCCATCAGCCACATCATAACGTGTGTAAATCTGGAATAAATTAACAAACCATCAAAACCAAATTGCCAGCTTACTAGAGCAACTGAGGAAAATTCATGGCAACTGAAGTAACCTGGAAATAACGGAGGCCTCCGTTGTTTTCAAATACAGCCAGATCATGCCCATAGATTGCCTCCAATACCATCAGCTGCAGTAAATGATGAACGAGTAAGAAAACAGGTACTCAGGCTCAGCGACGCATTTTTAAAGTGAGAATCTTTAGATCAACCCCAGACAGAACTTATAAGCAGAACTGTTCCTAAGTTATAAATATCACAGTACAAttagaagatttttttttctagcaatTGCTAACCAATTAAGCAATAAATAATCGCTCATCAGTCATCAACCTTTTTATGTACAGATAAGGTTTCTTCGAACTTGAAATAAAATAAGTACAAGCAGCagatttcttttttaaaaaacgtCACAAAAGGGGGTCTTGGTTGGGGACCCAAATCCCTACGAGTTAGTACAAACCTGAATTAAATCCTAAAGTTTCCTAGAGCAATTTCCTCTACATATTCAGGACCAAACTTTGCAAGTTCTGTTCCCCCAAAACCCCGCAAATCCGGACAGCCCAAACTCATCGTGACAGATGACAATTCCTGCAACTTTTGCAATCGAACCAGCAGATTAGGGAGTGTACTACCTCGTCCTCCTGCCGTTGCTGGTTGTCTCGtatctcatcctcctcctcctgcacctcctCACGGCTGATTTTAAGTGCCGCTGCAGcatccgtcgccgccgcctcccccagtATCCGCTCCGCctcggccggcgccgcccatgGGGAGTCCAGGTCGAGGAGgacgccctcctcgccgcctgcATTGCACCTCAAATCAGCGGCGCGCGACGTGGagggggacgaggaggaggaagcatcGGCCGACGATTCCGGGGTGGGGATGCGGTAGGGCTCCAATGCCCGCGCCGATGCGGCGCCGGGCGCTGCTGTCTCCATGGTGCGAGCTCGAACTGTCCCAGACTCCCAGTGTCGTACGTGTCGCTCCCCTTGTTCTTTTCAGCAAAGCcgcttggttttttttttttttgagaagttTCTTGGCTTTATTATCCGGGGCCCGGGGGCATGCTTCTTCTTCATTTTTCTCTTTGTGGGACCGTGCTTTCAGACTGAGGTGAAGGAAGATATGGGCCTAAGCTGATGGCGCAATGTGCGCATTGGCCCAACAGTTCGACTTCAAGCCCAGGTGAGGACAAGGGGCGCATAGTTCGGTTTGGACTTTGGAATAAATTCAGGTGTTACTAGATCTGGCAACGGGGGCACATTGGTCGTATTATGATTTTATAGGACGTCTTCAGAGTTACATAAAGCTCCAAAAGTGACACATAATAAATTTACGGTTGGTTGCAGCCGCGCGAACGCGTAACCCCTCTGCTACGGACGTCCACTCTCCTACTTGAGGAGATGAGTGCTCCTCCCAAGTGCAACGGAGGCCGCTAACCTAGGGGTGTCTGGATCTTTAATCCGGtttaaaattcatatcacatcgaatattcgaaggctacttaggagaactaaatatgagctaattataaaactaattacacatatggaaaCTATcccaagatgaatctattaagcctaattaatccatcattagcacatgtttattgtagcaccacattatcaaataatagactaattaggtttaatagattcgtctcgcaaattagcctccatctatgcaattaattttgtaattaatctatatttaatacttctaattagtacctaaacattcgATTTGGAGCTAAAAAACCAAACGGGCCTTAGGCCACGGTCCTTCATGATCGACCATCGACCCCGTCCAGGTAAGGATATGGTTCAAGGTACCTCTGCCCCATGTtctgcctcctccctcctctcttcgcAAACAGTACGTACTAAATCTATGTTTCCAACGTAACGGTGGATGCCTCACGAATCTCGTATGGGCCTGCTCGGCTTCGTGGGTCGCTTAAGGCCCATCATCCTAGCCCATCACAGGCTTCTACGTGGTACTATTTGTTCCCTATATCTCATTTTTCGAAGGAACTCGTTTGTTTGTCATTTTGGCGTCTCCATTTGACGCAAACTTTGCCATTGGCTAAACCTTAGGACCGTTTGATCTTGATCGGGTGGCCCAGATTAGTCGTTCGCTAAACCATCGTTTAGCGGCGATTAATTTTTTATGTTCTTCAAATCGAAGTCTTCAGTACTAGTAGACCTTTTTTATTTACTACCAGTATCTTTCTTCCGCGTGCTTGAAAATGCTACACATACCTCCTCTTGGCTGTGTATGTTAGGTAACCTACTTCCTTATCATGTGTTTTTTTGTGATGAAGACACCCAATCATGCAACTTGCTCAACCAAAGGCATGGCCTGGAGTGTAAACAGGACCCAAGGCACATCGAGTAGAAAAACACGGGCAGCTAGCGAATGAGAAAAAAGGAGGAGACGAAATCACAAAAAGGCTGCATCACAATGTCAAAAAGGCACGACACAAACGCAACTTGACCTCCATTTGCGTGCATAGTCTAAAGCCCAAAGGCGCAGCGATTGGACTGGACAGTGGACACAATGGTAGCAGGAACCCGGTGATAACAGCACTTGCATCACACTGACGCCATACACTCCACTGTTGGCAGTAAGCCTAGAGCACTAAAAAAACAGTAAGACCGAAACACCAAATAACAAAGTACTCAGTACTTAAGAGTCATTGTTTTATAGTGTGTATATACCAACTGGCAAATGAAGGTAAGTTACATTTCAGGTTAACTCAGTGAGTACCGGCAATCTTGACTCCTTTTGTGAATCTATGACTGCATTGCCGAACACTGCCTGCCTGCCCAAAAACAGTATCCCTTTGGCTCTTTTTGTATGTGCACACTAGCCTAACTGATCTCCCTTTTTACTATTACGCCGATGATGATTCCATCGACGTATTCGTGTTGAATTTGTGCTCGTCTTGAGCCATGCACTTGTACAATTATACAAGTATAATGCTGGTAGTGATCGTGGCCGTACGATCAGGCTGAGGATTTTTTCTATCTAAAATCAGAAAAGGACGAGGATAACATCTCAATACCCCATCTGGTTACTACTTGTAACAACAGAAGAGTAACCGGGTTCGTGGAGCATGGCCGGGGCGGGGCCCGCTTGGAAGTAGCACGACACAGGGTCGTCCACCATGGCAGGGAGTGGGTCCGGGTGGGCGACTGGACACTGTGGGCCCATCGGGTACTGGTAGTCCTCCATGGGCCCCCACAGGCCCAGCTCCTTCTCCAGGTCCTCCAACCACCACTCCGTCCCGTGGCTGGTCgtgctggcggcggcgttcgGCTCCGTTGCATTGCTCTGGCACGGCGCCGGTGCAGTCCCGGCCGCGACGGCGCCAGCTccagcgccgtcgccgccgacgccgtcgatGATGCTCCACAGCTCGTGGTCGATGTCGATCTCCGGCAGGtcgagcagctcgtccacgctgggccgggcgggcgccggcggggacgtGGACGAGGCGCAGGGCGACGTGGGCACGGATACGTCCGGGCAGTACGGATCCGGAATCTGGTCCACCAGCATGTCGAAGCCGAAGCAGGCGGGGTCGTCGAGCATGGGGATTATCTCGAGCTTCTCCAGGCCCAGCTCGTCGCCGGGCTCGTCCTTGCTCGCCTTGCTCTGCTGCTCCCCGGAGTCGCCGCTGGAGCAGttggtcgtcgccgtcgtcgtggaagaggacggcgacggcgacggggccgccgccgccggcaccccagcgccggcggctttcttcttcttcttggaaccggcggcgccgccgcgctcctccgcgCCCGGCGACACCCGCTTCTTCAGGTGCGTGTTCCAGAcgttcttgatctcgttgtccgTCCGGCCCGGCAGGCACGCCGCGATCTTGGACCACCTGGACACAAAATCCGATCGAGCTCTATCAGTCTCGGCTTCATCCATGGATTCGAGAACAGCAACCGCGAATTCTCCAGGCAACGACGAGCTGCACCGTACTTGTTGCCGAGCAGGCCGTGCAGCTTGATGatggtctcctcctcctcggcggtgaagttgccgcgcTTGAGGTCCGGCCGGAGGTAGTTGATCCACCGCAGCCGGCAGCTCTTCCCGCACCGCAGCAGACCTGTGCCGTGCAATTCAAAACCACCATTAGAACCCCCCATGAATGCATGGATGTGCGGACAACTGCAGATGAGGGAGGATTTGCTATGCTTGGTACCAACCTGCTTGCTTGGGCAGGGCGCGCCAGTTGGCATGGCCGTACTTCTGAATGTAGGCGATGAGGCGCATGTCCTCCTCCGGCGTCCAGGAGCCCTTGTTCAGCCCAACCTTGGCGCAGCACGGTGCCCGGCCCTTCCCCATCGTTCCTCCAAGCTCCTGCTGCCTCCGCGTGATCGGCGGATCGAATCGATCGCTGCCTCGACGGCTCGATCTCTGGTTCGATGCTATTGCTGCGACGACGGCGCCTCGATCACTTGTGTGTGCGTGTGCCGGGGCCTGTGCAGAGCTGCAACCGGGACAGTGGCAGGGCCAGGCGTATATATACACacggccccgcgcgcgcgcgcgggtgaGAAGATAGATGCCGAGTGCGCAGGTCGCGCCCTCTTGACGTGCGCGACGCCGACAGCGCGCGATGGGTGACACAAGCCGCGGCCGTGTCGCGCTCGCCCCTCGCCCCCACCCCGCAGACTGCCCCCTCACCAAACCCCCGCGTCACTTGTCAGCCTGCCACGACGCGAGCCCTGCCAACACCTGTGCCCCGGTTGCACTCCTCGGGCGAATTCCCAACAAAAAAGCTCTGGAGGGGCCTGTACTCCCCCGTGGCGATTCGCGTCGCGCGGCCCCGTTGATTTccgggggccggccggccggcgtgccGACGACGACGTCGCGCGCACGGAGGGGGGCCTCTCGGCGGCCGCGACCCGCGATCGATCGCGTGGGGCCTCGTGTGATCTAGGTGGGGGCCTTGACCCTTGCTTGCCCAGCTGGGTGTCTGAGgtggccgcgccgtcgccgcttgGCATCGCGGTGGCGTCGCCGGCGACTGGACATGTGCGGTTGCTTGGTGTGGCCTCCGTTGGACAACGGCGACATGGTTGCATCAGACCGTTTTCTTTTAGGTTAAGGAAAAATAGTATCCGGCCTCGATCATCCACAAAAACACAACACCAAACTGACATAATTCGCAGCACTCAGACTGCACCAGAAGCACTAAACCTCAAACAGCACTCAGACTTAAACTGAAAAAACAAGCCTACAAAGCACTAAGCTTGGAGCCTGTTCCTGAACTTCCACCCAAACTTGCTGAAGATCTCCATAACTGTGACCTCCAACAACATCATCAGACCGTATGGGGTTATGGAGGGTGATCACTGATCAGGGGAAAAGGCAAAAGCAGTGCTTTGGGAAAGCGAAAAAAAGGAGATTAAGCACGACAATGACGGTTAAATATCGCTTCCTTTTTTTCCGATTCGTCGAAATCAGCACGAATGGCAGGGGACAGACACAGAGAGCAAGTTGGGCACTTTGCTTGGGATGAAGGCTTGGAGCGGCCCGTCTCCGTGCAACCTTCGATAGGTCCATCAATAGAGCTTACTAGCTTACAAATAGGGTAATTTAGAGTTAGGTCCGACTCCTTCACACACTACACGGAGGAATTTAGTAGGAGAAATTAAAAAGGCGGATTGCAACGGGGTAACAGATAGTTAAATGATCGATTTTGTTTTATGCGTTTTATACTACCTAACTCATTGACAATGGGGAATTTGGGAAGTTCCTTGGTACGGATGGATTTGAATGTGGTCCACAGCAAGTGCAATATCCACAACTAATTTGGACGTGttgaaaacatttttttttcatgtttttttcCATTACATGCTGCTCTCTTTAAACTGTCATTAGTTTGGTGTACATATTCCATCGATGGATAACACATTAAAAGATAGGACAATATGCGCTAATTGGAGTATGTAGTACTGGGTGTTTGTTGGACGGTTGCATTTTCataaggagaaaaaggaaacgTTGACTagttaaatttggaaatttataCAATCTTAAATCTCCATATAGTACATTAATCGCAAAAATGATGGCATTTGGTTGGTACGCACCGCTGACACTATTTGATTTATATTCCCCCCTAGTTAGCAAGATGTTGATATCAGCATCGCCATAGAAGAGATTGGCAAGTAGTAACCTAACAGAACTGATCCTTACCGGCCTCATGTTTATGCATTTTTTTGTCAGAGAAGCATTTTTAAAATACGTTCTTATGCATATATTTGCTTTCAAGACGATGTCCTCGTATCAATCTCCCTTCCTTCCAAGACGTAGCTACTACCTACTAGTCACTGTTGAGAGCAAGTAGTAGAAAAAGAGAAGACTACCTACCCGTTACCTTTCTTCTCTGTACGGATCCTCGATCTTGTCGTTGTTGAAACAGCAACAATCTGATTCGCTGAATTTAAATTTAAACCTCCCGACCTTATCTCACTTTGATTACCATCCCTAACACGAAACACGCGCCGTGCCTGTTCTAACCCACAAGAACACGCATCGATCGGCCTAGCTACGCACGGTTCGTAGACATGGTCAGGTACCCAAGGACAGATTGGCGTTCAGCCTCACTTATCTGTCCATCCATCCCGATTTGTGAATGGACAGAGTCAGGTAACCCCGGCCAATCAATGCGTGTGTGTTGCATCCGAGATCGAACAGCTGATGATCACTTCAGAGCTCGGGGTTCTTACCGCAAAGCGCAAGCGTTCTCGTGACGGCGAATTCTCGTGTAAGCTTTGGTTAGCTGCCGAATTTAGCAGGAGAACGCTTTGACCGGCCAACTACATGCACGCATAGCTGCATACTGATGAACGGCCGGTCAGCCGGTGCCACGTCGCCTTAAACTATTTGGTTGATAGGTAGAGCTAGCAAGGAGATGTTTATCTTAGCTTATTCATTGTGTGATTGTGTCAACAAGTAAATAGTAGTACTCTATAGGAGTATACCAACTCACAAACCTCACATTTGGAATTGGATCGCAATCAACTGTCCGCTTCGTCCGTTTTAAAAAAGTAACCGCACGCAGCGCACATGCCTGAAAGTTTGCCAAAAAGAATGTTTCCGAGAGCAAATACTGaaattcgtttcaaaaaaagagagagcaaATACTGAAATAGTGTACAATGAACTGAAGCTGTTCATCAGTCTTGAGGTCGACcactatatatacaaaaaagATTTTACAGTAGAGTAGTTGACGCATCTTCTCCGGCTGCAAATTGCACGCGACTAGAACAGTTCCTTCGTCGTCCAAGCATGGTGCATGCATTGTATCTCCGGTGATTGCCCGAGAGAAGAGAAACTTAAAAAAGGTTTTTTGGTGAAGACTAAACTGACGCCCCTTCAACAACCAGTCGTCCCTTTCCATCAGACCATCACCCGGGAGAGGTTGCAGATTCCTGCATGCATGTGTGGCAGCAGCCACTGGCGGGGAAGTCTCAGTTAGGGTAACCAAACATTTATTGCCGTTTTACCTTCCCCGCACCTAACCCTTGACGTTCTTTTCTCTCATCGTGGAAACCACTCGATGTCGCATTTGGACTTGCTTGTATTCGTCCTGCGTCGCTGCGTACGAGTGTAGAAGCGAATAAAAAAGAATGTTGGAGGCAAGTTTCTTGACCT from Setaria italica strain Yugu1 chromosome VII, Setaria_italica_v2.0, whole genome shotgun sequence includes the following:
- the LOC101759671 gene encoding myb-related protein Zm1, which encodes MGKGRAPCCAKVGLNKGSWTPEEDMRLIAYIQKYGHANWRALPKQAGLLRCGKSCRLRWINYLRPDLKRGNFTAEEEETIIKLHGLLGNKWSKIAACLPGRTDNEIKNVWNTHLKKRVSPGAEERGGAAGSKKKKKAAGAGVPAAAAPSPSPSSSTTTATTNCSSGDSGEQQSKASKDEPGDELGLEKLEIIPMLDDPACFGFDMLVDQIPDPYCPDVSVPTSPCASSTSPPAPARPSVDELLDLPEIDIDHELWSIIDGVGGDGAGAGAVAAGTAPAPCQSNATEPNAAASTTSHGTEWWLEDLEKELGLWGPMEDYQYPMGPQCPVAHPDPLPAMVDDPVSCYFQAGPAPAMLHEPGYSSVVTSSNQMGY
- the LOC101785867 gene encoding E3 ubiquitin-protein ligase RNF14, whose protein sequence is MAAAAFPGTASLRTPEPHRSGRFSDEASSSSCSTLGGAESSAVACEGGGEAEEGLLDLDSPWVAAAEAESRLEAAATAVAAGPGYRAEDGNDEEEDEIRDNQQRQEDELMALEAIYGDDLAVFENKGGLRYFQIYIRYDVADGVGVCAKLSAPNATTSDVGCFDGSEHDYGSDDYSYTCNFDYLPPLILTCLLPQSYPSKDPPSFAVTAKWMDGSYVSQLCQMLDTIWVELPGQEVVYQWVEWLRNSSRSYLWTDGNMTLGPDIAAHNTDSRAIPRTKSLESVIPLMLSYCSKKHYRAFLEDLQMCMICLNQTKGSNFIRLPCQHLFCMKCMETLCRMHVKEGSVFQLVCPGTKCKASIPPYVLKRLLTEEEFERWDRLLLQKTLDSMSDVVYCPRCVIGCVEDEDNNAQCPECSFIFCSFCKGPWHPGKQCLTPEQKIQLRTASGRMTEKEVAQELLNIRELYKDVRICPKCRMAIAKTEGCNKMTCGNCGQYFCFTCGKAINGYEHFRGDCKLFAARDIAEWERQLAAMQPERQMRIASRPIGGTVRCPKCRARNFKEDERYIFCWACRASYCTLCRRKVENMKSGHYGSPECMGLDNF